Proteins from one Falco naumanni isolate bFalNau1 chromosome 10, bFalNau1.pat, whole genome shotgun sequence genomic window:
- the DLGAP4 gene encoding disks large-associated protein 4 isoform X4, which yields MALCLELLKQCSSCLVAYKKTPPPVPPRTTSKPFISVTVQSSTESAQDTYLDSQDHKSEVTSQSGLSNSSDSLDSTRTPSVTRGSVVTPARETPELPQKNATLKSDKGTLTSEEPKVENIPKRKLSSIGIQVDCLQPVAKEEPPPPATKFQSIGVQVEDEWRNSHSRSMSSKQDTDSDTQEPNNSSCKSSERSLAECPQHNNSVGVDATTRQPAKPSQIKRNLSYGENNDPALEPSSLPPPDPWLETSSTSPSEPTQPGACRRDGYWFLKLLQAETERLEGWCRQMDQETKENNLSEEVLGKVLSAVGSAQLLMSQKFQQFHGLCEQNLNPNANPRPTAQDLAGFWDLLQLSIEDISMKFDELYHLKANSWQLAETPERKEEKKPPPPVPKKPAKSKSQLNRDKASDSDKQRQEARKRLMAAKRAASVRQNSATESADSIEIYVPEAQTRL from the exons ATGGCTTTGTGTCTGGAGCTCCTCAAGCAAT GTTCATCATGCCTAGTGGCATATAAAAAGACTCCACCTCCTGTCCCACCTCGGACCACATCAAAGCCGTTCATCTCTGTCactgtgcagagcagcactgaatCAGCACAGGACACCTACCTGGACAGCCAGGACCACAAGAGTGAGGTGACCAGCCAGTCGGGGCTCAGCAATTCTTCAGACAGCTTGGACAGCACCAGGACACCCAGTGTGACGAGGGGAAGTGTTGTGACTCCAGCGAGAGAGACTCCAGAGTTACCCCAGAAAAATGCAACTTTGAAAAGTGACAAAGGGACTCTAACTAGCGAAGAGCCTAAAGTGGAGAACATCCCCAAAAGAAAGCTGTCATCTATAGGAATACAA GTTGACTGTCTTCAGCCAGTGGCAAAAGAGGAGCCTCCTCCACCAGCCACCAAATTCCAGTCCATCGGGGTACAGGTAGAAGACGAGTGGCG AAACAGCCACTCTCGCAGCATGTCCTCCAAACAGGACACAGACTCTGACACACAGGAACCTAATAACTCTAGCTGTAAATCATCTGAGAGAAGCCTCGCTGAGTGCCCCCAACACAACAACTCTGTTGGTGTTGATGCCACTACCAGGCAACCAGCCAAGCCCTCACAGATTAAGAGAAACCTCTCCTATGGAGAAAACAATGACCCAGCCCTGGagccttcctctcttcctcctcctgatCCCTGGCTTGAGACATCCTCCACCTCGCCATCAGAACCCACGCAGCCAGGAGCCTGCCGGCGGGATGGGTACTGGTTTCTGAAGCTGCTGCAAGCAGAAACAGAGCGGTTAGAAGGCTGGTGCCGCCAGATGGACCAGGAGACCAAAGAGAACAATCTCTCTGAAGAAG TCTTAGGAAAAGTCTTGAGTGCAGTGGGAAGTGCACAGTTACTAATGTCGCAGAAGTTCCAGCAATTCCATGGCCTCTGTGAACAAAACTTG aacCCTAATGCCAATCCCAGACCCACAGCCCAGGACCTAGCTGGGTTTTGGGATCTCCTGCAGTTGTCCATTGAAGACATCAGCATGAAGTTTGATGAGCTGTACCACCTGAAAGCTAATAGCTGGCAATTGGCAGAGACACCGGAGAGAAAG gaagagaagaaaccaCCCCCTCCAGTGCCAAAGAAGCCAGCAAAGTCCAAATCCCAACTGAACCGGGACAAAGCCTCTGACTCAGACAAGCAGCGCCAGGAAGCTCGCAAGCGTCTTATGGCAGCCAAGCGGGCTGCCTCCGTCCGGCAGAACTCTGCCACGGAGAGCGCAGATAGCATTGAGATCTACGTACCTGAGGCACAGACCCGCCTTTGA